A portion of the Nyctibius grandis isolate bNycGra1 chromosome 31, bNycGra1.pri, whole genome shotgun sequence genome contains these proteins:
- the TLE5 gene encoding TLE family member 5 isoform X1, whose protein sequence is MMFPQSRHSGSSHLPQQLKFTTSDSCDRIKDEFQLLQAQYHSLKLECDKLASEKSEMQRHYVMYYEMSYGLNIEMHKQAEIVKRLNGICAQVLPYLSQEHQQQVLGAIERAKQVTAPELNSIIRQQLQAHQLSQLQALALPLTPLPVGLQPPSLPAVSAGTGLLSLSALGSQAHLSKEDKNGHDGDAHQDDDGEKSD, encoded by the exons ATGATGTTTCCACAAAGCCGGCACTCG GGCTCCTCTCACCTGCCGCAGCAGCTGAAGTTCACGACCTCCGATTCCTGCGACCGCATCAAGGACGAGTTCCAGCTCCTGCAGGCCCAGTACCACAG CTTGAAGTTGGAATGTGACAAACTAGCCAGTGAGAAATCGGAGATGCAGCGTCACTACGTCATG TACTACGAGATGTCCTACGGGCTGAATATTGAAATGCACAAACAG GCTGAAATCGTCAAGAGGCTAAATGGGATTTGTGCGCAGGTTCTGCCCTACCTTTCGCAAGAG CATCAGCAGCAAGTCCTGGGAGCCATTGAACGAGCCAAGCAGGTTACGGCGCCAGAACTGAACTCCATCATCCGT CAGCAGCTTCAAGCTCACCAGCTGTCGCAGCTCCAAGCCCTCGCTCTGCCTCTGACTCCGCTCCCCGTGGGCCTCcagcccccatccctccccGCGGTCAGCGCCGGCACTGGGCTCCTCTCGCTCTCGGCCTTGGGCTCCCAGGCTCACCTCTCCAAGGAGGACAAGAACGGCCATGACGGGGACGCCCACCAAGATGACGACGGGGAGAAATCTGATTAG
- the TLE5 gene encoding TLE family member 5 isoform X2: protein MMFPQSRHSGSSHLPQQLKFTTSDSCDRIKDEFQLLQAQYHSLKLECDKLASEKSEMQRHYVMYYEMSYGLNIEMHKQAEIVKRLNGICAQVLPYLSQEHQQQVLGAIERAKQVTAPELNSIIRQLQAHQLSQLQALALPLTPLPVGLQPPSLPAVSAGTGLLSLSALGSQAHLSKEDKNGHDGDAHQDDDGEKSD, encoded by the exons ATGATGTTTCCACAAAGCCGGCACTCG GGCTCCTCTCACCTGCCGCAGCAGCTGAAGTTCACGACCTCCGATTCCTGCGACCGCATCAAGGACGAGTTCCAGCTCCTGCAGGCCCAGTACCACAG CTTGAAGTTGGAATGTGACAAACTAGCCAGTGAGAAATCGGAGATGCAGCGTCACTACGTCATG TACTACGAGATGTCCTACGGGCTGAATATTGAAATGCACAAACAG GCTGAAATCGTCAAGAGGCTAAATGGGATTTGTGCGCAGGTTCTGCCCTACCTTTCGCAAGAG CATCAGCAGCAAGTCCTGGGAGCCATTGAACGAGCCAAGCAGGTTACGGCGCCAGAACTGAACTCCATCATCCGT CAGCTTCAAGCTCACCAGCTGTCGCAGCTCCAAGCCCTCGCTCTGCCTCTGACTCCGCTCCCCGTGGGCCTCcagcccccatccctccccGCGGTCAGCGCCGGCACTGGGCTCCTCTCGCTCTCGGCCTTGGGCTCCCAGGCTCACCTCTCCAAGGAGGACAAGAACGGCCATGACGGGGACGCCCACCAAGATGACGACGGGGAGAAATCTGATTAG